In the Quercus lobata isolate SW786 chromosome 5, ValleyOak3.0 Primary Assembly, whole genome shotgun sequence genome, one interval contains:
- the LOC115993073 gene encoding F-box/LRR-repeat protein At3g58900-like, translating into MDVSFPLDKAKKQKFRKKQNANKSRKEIDNLPDPILQHILSYLSTKNAIQTSILSKRWKYLWTSIPKLDFDEGALDRRLMFMKFVERVLALHDPSNIKNFSLSCNVQYDTSHINSWICSVVKHKVQVLNLYLRNFQELLALSPCLFTCESLEVLTLHMFHSLKLPSSICFSSLKILTLGKVIFSDDHSTQQLFTGCPILENLSIVDCIWKNVKTVCISSPMLQRLFISDRYLFTEKYGENDDKDDLNADADDQNDFNGCQVVIFGTSLKSFSFDGELINDYCFYNSSSIVDVSIQVFERNEVDCYQDAHRVYKLLSGLSSVEKLTVSNGTVEVLNHAEELFAHVPVFYKLTRLSLESVESLFTCGAVQTILQNSPCLDFLDFQMVFCLPRYDKNYDWVLDKVPKCFVTHLKTIEISEFRGDEKEMHAVKIFLESASVLERIVIVCDDYHFKSRGGLKKQKEIYKQILLFPRGSMSCAVDFFLGFNQIQITALKFPNCS; encoded by the exons ATGGATGTAAGTTTTCCCTTGGACAAGGCCAAGAAACAAAAGTTCAGAAAGAAACAGAATGCTAATAAGAGCAGAAAGGAAATTGACAATTTACCAGACCCAATTCTTCAGCACATTTTGTCATACCTTTCAACCAAAAATGCTATCCAAACGAGCATATTATCAAAAAGATGGAAATACCTATGGACATCCATCcccaaacttgattttgatgaaGGGGCACTGGATAGGAGGTTGATGTTTATGAAATTTGTGGAAAGAGTGCTTGCACTTCATGATCcttcaaatataaaaaacttcTCTCTGTCATGTAATGTGCAATATGATACATCTCACATTAACTCGTGGATTTGTTCTGTTGTGAAGCATAAGGTTCAAGTGTTAAATCTGTATCTTAGAAACTTTCAGGAATTGTTAGCATTGTCGCCTTGCTTATTTACTTGTGAATCATTAGAAGTATTGACACTTCACATGTTCCACTCTCTCAAGCTCCCTTCAAGTATTTGCTTTTCTAGTCTCAAGATATTGACTCTTGGGAAAGTTATATTTTCTGATGATCATTCAACCCAACAGCTCTTTACGGGTTGCCCAATCCTGGAGAACTTATCTATAGTTGACTGCATTTGGAAAAATGTCAAGACTGTTTGTATCTCTTCTCCAATGCTTCAAAGGTTGTTCATAAGTGATAGATACTTATTCACTGAAAAGTATGGTGAAAATGATGATAAAGATGACCTGAATGCTGACGCAGATGATCAGAATGATTTTAATGGTTGTCAAGTTGTGATTTTTGGAACTAGtttgaaatctttttcttttgatggtGAACTCATAAATGATTATTGCTTCTACAACTCATCCTCAATAGTTGATGTGTCTATTCAAGTCTTTGAAAGAAATGAAGTAGATTGTTACCAAGATGCTCATCGTGTTTATAAGCTTCTTAGTGGGCTCAGTAGTGTGGAAAAGCTAACAGTATCTAATGGTACTGTTGAG GTTCTGAATCATGCAGAAGAGTTATTTGCCCATGTGCCTGTATTTTACAAACTGACCAGACTCAGCTTGGAAAGTGTGGAATCCTTGTTTACTTGTGGAGCAGTACAAACCATACTCCAAAACTCTCCTTGTCTTGACTTTCTTGATTTTCAAATG GTGTTCTGCCTACCCAGATATGATAAAAACTATGATTGGGTATTGGATAAAGTGCCTAAATGTTTTGTGACACACCTCAAGACTATTGAAATTTCTGAATTTCGCGGAGATGAAAAAGAGATGCATGCAGTAAAGATTTTTCTTGAAAGTGCATCAGTTTTGGAGAGGATTGTCATTGTTTGTGATGATTATCATTTCAAATCCAGGGGGGGCTTAAAGAAGCAAAAGGAAATTTATAAACAGATACTGTTGTTCCCTAGAGGGTCAATGAGCTGTGCAGTAGAtttctttttgggtttcaaTCAAATACAGATCACCGCTCTCAAGTTTCCAAATTGCAGCTAA